Proteins found in one Streptococcus anginosus subsp. whileyi MAS624 genomic segment:
- a CDS encoding TfoX/Sxy family protein: MNEINEYVRDSFSKSGDIVIKSMMGGYLIYFNGKLIGDICNNELFLKRTPTSDRLLADSELRYPYEGSKTLMHVFDSFDDKALILELLDGMYAELPEKKPAKAR; the protein is encoded by the coding sequence GTGAATGAAATTAATGAATATGTTCGCGATAGTTTTTCTAAATCCGGCGATATTGTCATAAAATCTATGATGGGCGGATACCTTATATATTTTAATGGTAAGCTGATAGGTGACATTTGCAATAATGAACTGTTTTTAAAGAGAACGCCGACATCGGACAGACTGCTTGCAGATTCCGAACTGCGTTATCCGTATGAAGGTTCAAAAACCTTGATGCATGTATTTGATAGTTTTGATGATAAGGCTCTAATTCTGGAACTTCTGGATGGTATGTATGCTGAACTTCCGGAAAAGAAACCTGCGAAAGCCAGATGA
- a CDS encoding GrpB family protein — protein sequence MSKKLEDMSLEELWQLFPIFLVKHNKEWADWYDEEATAILSLIPAKYIVRISHIGSTAVQNIWAKNIVDILFEVRLAEELEIVKNILVENNWLCMSQSTRRIPLNKGYTEQGFAEKVFHLHIRVVGDNDELYLRDYLRENHNVAKEYEHLKLNLWKKFEHDRDAYTDAKCKFIKRYTKIAKEKFIGRY from the coding sequence TTGAGTAAAAAATTAGAAGACATGAGTTTAGAAGAATTATGGCAGTTGTTTCCCATATTTCTTGTAAAACATAATAAAGAATGGGCGGATTGGTATGATGAGGAAGCAACTGCTATTTTGTCCCTGATACCAGCTAAATATATAGTAAGAATATCTCATATTGGTAGTACTGCGGTTCAAAATATATGGGCAAAGAATATAGTAGATATATTATTTGAGGTTCGATTAGCAGAAGAACTAGAAATAGTGAAAAATATTCTTGTTGAAAATAATTGGTTATGCATGAGTCAAAGTACACGACGAATCCCATTAAATAAAGGATACACGGAGCAAGGTTTTGCAGAAAAAGTCTTTCATCTTCACATTAGAGTTGTCGGAGATAACGATGAACTGTACCTCAGAGATTACTTACGTGAGAATCATAATGTAGCGAAAGAATATGAACATTTAAAGCTGAACTTATGGAAGAAATTTGAACATGATAGAGACGCCTACACTGATGCAAAGTGTAAGTTTATTAAACGATATACTAAAATTGCAAAAGAAAAATTTATAGGAAGATATTAA
- a CDS encoding PTS sugar transporter subunit IIC, translating to MAKVDTQKIIAPIMKFVNMRGIIALKDGMLAILPLTVVGSIFLIVGQLPFEGLNQAIAGIFGKNWTEPFMQVYSGTFAIMGLISCFSIGYSYAKNSGVEPLPAGVLSVSSFFILLKSSYIPEKGEAITDAIAKIWFGGQGIIGAIIIGLVVGSIYTMFIQKHIVIKMPEQVPQAIAKQFEAMIPAFVIFFLSMVVYILAKMLTKGGTFIEMIYGVIQVPLQGLTGSLYGAIGIAFFISFLWWFGVHGQSVVNGVVTALLLSNLDANKALLAAGKLSVGKGAHIVTQQFLDSFLILSGSGITFGLVVAMLFAAKSKQYKALGKVAAFPAIFNVNEPIVFGFPIVMNPVMFLPFILVPVLAAVIVYGSIAIGFMQPFSGVTLPWSTPAIISGFLVAGWQGALIQVVILAMSTLIYFPFFKFQDNLAYSNELKAEG from the coding sequence ATGGCTAAAGTAGATACTCAAAAAATTATTGCGCCAATTATGAAATTTGTTAATATGCGCGGTATAATTGCCTTAAAGGATGGCATGTTGGCAATTCTCCCCTTGACAGTTGTTGGAAGTATCTTTCTGATTGTAGGACAGTTACCATTTGAAGGACTCAATCAAGCAATTGCAGGTATTTTTGGGAAAAATTGGACTGAGCCATTTATGCAGGTTTACTCGGGAACTTTTGCGATTATGGGTTTGATTTCCTGCTTTTCTATAGGATATTCTTATGCTAAAAATAGTGGTGTAGAGCCTCTGCCGGCAGGTGTGTTATCTGTGTCTTCTTTCTTCATTCTTTTAAAATCTTCTTATATTCCAGAAAAAGGTGAAGCAATTACAGACGCGATTGCCAAGATTTGGTTTGGCGGTCAGGGGATTATTGGAGCCATTATTATTGGTTTGGTTGTCGGTAGTATCTATACCATGTTTATTCAAAAACATATTGTTATTAAGATGCCAGAGCAAGTTCCTCAAGCGATCGCCAAGCAATTTGAGGCTATGATTCCAGCTTTTGTGATATTCTTCCTTTCCATGGTAGTCTATATTCTTGCTAAAATGCTGACAAAGGGTGGTACTTTTATCGAAATGATTTACGGTGTGATTCAAGTACCGCTGCAAGGATTGACTGGTTCCCTTTACGGTGCAATCGGTATTGCCTTTTTCATCTCTTTCCTATGGTGGTTTGGTGTACACGGACAATCTGTTGTCAATGGTGTAGTGACCGCTCTCTTACTTTCAAATCTGGATGCTAATAAAGCCTTGCTTGCTGCTGGAAAGTTATCTGTTGGAAAAGGTGCTCACATTGTCACTCAGCAATTCTTGGATAGTTTCCTTATTTTGTCTGGTTCTGGTATTACTTTTGGTTTGGTGGTAGCCATGCTCTTTGCAGCTAAGTCTAAGCAATATAAAGCACTAGGAAAGGTTGCTGCTTTTCCAGCAATCTTTAATGTCAATGAACCGATTGTCTTTGGATTCCCAATTGTTATGAATCCCGTCATGTTCTTGCCTTTTATTCTTGTACCTGTTTTAGCGGCTGTAATTGTTTATGGCTCTATAGCAATTGGCTTTATGCAGCCATTTTCAGGGGTGACCTTGCCATGGAGTACACCAGCTATTATTTCTGGTTTCTTAGTGGCAGGATGGCAAGGTGCTCTCATCCAAGTTGTCATTTTAGCTATGTCCACTCTCATCTATTTCCCATTCTTTAAATTCCAAGACAATCTTGCTTACAGTAATGAACTGAAAGCGGAAGGATAA
- a CDS encoding glycyl radical protein: MTNVKEIEKTTIQTNYFGSLTDRMNKYREDVLDKKPYIDAERAVLATRAYQEHKEKPNVLKRAYMLKEILENMTLYIEDETMIVGNQASSNKDAPIFPEYTLEFVLNELDLFEKRDGDVFYITEETKEQIRSIAPFWENNNLRARAGALLPEEVQVYMETGFFGMEGKMNSGDAHLAVNYQKLLQYGLKGFEEKARAAKEALDLTDPASIDKYHFYDSIFIVVDAVKAYADRFAVLANQLAEKAEEPKRRQELLEIARICSKVPYEPASTFAEAVQSVWFIQCILQIESNGHSLSYGRFDQYMYPYVKADLEAGRETEASIVERLTNLWIKTITINKVRSQAHTFSSAGSPLYQNVTIGGQTRDKKDAVNPLSYLILRSVAQTHLPQPNLTVRYHAGLDARFMSECIEVMKLGFGMPAFNNDEIIIPSFIAKGVLEEDAYDYSAIGCVETAVPGKWGYRCTGMSYMNFPKVLLITMNDGIDPASGKRFAPSFGHFKDMKSFAELQTAWDKTLRHLTRMSVIVENSIDLSLEREVPDILCSALTDDCIGRGKHLKEGGAVYDYISGLQVGIANLSDSLAAIKKLVFEEGKLTPAELWHALETDYAGERGKEIQEMLIHDAPKYGNDDDYADKLVTDAYDIYVDEIAKYPNTRYGRGPIGGIRYSGTSSISANVGQGRGTLATPDGRNAGTPLAEGCSPSHNMDKNGPTSVLKSVSKLPTDEIVGGVLLNQKVNPQTLSKEEDKIKLIALLRTFFNRLHGYHIQYNVVSRETLIDAQKHPEKHRDLIVRVAGYSAFFNVLSKATQDDIIGRTEHTL; encoded by the coding sequence ATGACTAATGTAAAAGAAATAGAAAAAACGACGATACAAACGAATTATTTTGGTAGTTTAACGGACCGAATGAACAAGTATCGGGAAGATGTGCTGGACAAGAAACCTTATATTGATGCTGAACGTGCTGTTCTTGCAACAAGAGCTTATCAAGAGCATAAAGAAAAGCCAAATGTTCTGAAGCGTGCTTATATGCTTAAGGAAATTTTGGAAAATATGACGCTTTATATTGAAGATGAGACCATGATTGTTGGAAATCAGGCTTCATCTAATAAAGATGCACCTATTTTCCCAGAGTATACTTTAGAATTTGTACTCAATGAATTAGATCTTTTTGAAAAGCGCGACGGTGATGTTTTCTATATTACAGAGGAAACCAAAGAACAAATCCGGAGCATCGCTCCCTTCTGGGAAAACAATAACCTCCGTGCTAGAGCTGGGGCTTTACTTCCAGAAGAAGTTCAGGTTTATATGGAAACTGGCTTCTTTGGCATGGAAGGAAAGATGAACTCTGGTGATGCTCACTTGGCAGTCAACTATCAAAAATTGCTTCAATATGGTTTGAAAGGTTTTGAGGAAAAAGCTCGGGCAGCTAAGGAGGCCTTGGATTTAACAGATCCGGCTAGTATTGATAAATATCATTTCTATGATTCAATTTTCATTGTAGTGGATGCTGTGAAAGCTTATGCGGATCGTTTTGCCGTCTTGGCTAATCAATTAGCTGAAAAAGCAGAAGAGCCTAAACGCCGTCAGGAACTATTAGAAATTGCTAGAATCTGTTCTAAAGTACCGTATGAGCCAGCATCAACATTTGCTGAAGCTGTTCAATCTGTTTGGTTTATCCAGTGTATCCTCCAGATTGAGTCTAACGGACATTCGCTCTCTTATGGCCGCTTTGATCAGTACATGTACCCTTATGTCAAGGCAGACTTGGAAGCTGGTCGTGAGACAGAAGCTAGTATTGTGGAACGTTTAACCAATCTGTGGATTAAGACGATTACGATCAATAAAGTACGCAGTCAGGCTCATACTTTCTCATCTGCTGGTAGTCCTTTGTATCAAAATGTGACAATTGGTGGACAAACACGTGATAAGAAAGATGCTGTAAATCCCCTTTCATATCTGATTTTGAGATCTGTTGCACAGACGCATTTGCCACAGCCGAACTTAACAGTTCGCTACCATGCTGGTCTAGATGCTCGTTTTATGAGCGAATGCATAGAAGTTATGAAACTAGGTTTTGGAATGCCTGCTTTCAATAATGACGAGATTATCATCCCATCCTTTATCGCAAAAGGCGTTTTGGAAGAAGATGCATACGACTATAGTGCCATCGGTTGTGTGGAAACTGCCGTGCCTGGTAAATGGGGCTACCGTTGTACGGGTATGAGCTACATGAACTTCCCTAAAGTGCTTCTCATCACGATGAACGATGGAATTGATCCCGCATCTGGCAAGCGTTTTGCACCAAGCTTCGGTCATTTTAAAGACATGAAGAGTTTTGCTGAGCTGCAAACGGCTTGGGACAAGACTTTGCGCCACTTGACTCGTATGAGTGTCATCGTGGAAAATTCTATCGACCTGTCTCTTGAAAGAGAAGTGCCGGATATCCTCTGCTCAGCTTTGACAGATGATTGTATCGGACGCGGTAAGCATTTGAAAGAGGGGGGAGCTGTCTATGACTATATTTCTGGTCTCCAAGTCGGTATTGCCAATCTATCAGACTCACTAGCAGCAATCAAGAAGCTAGTCTTTGAAGAAGGAAAACTGACTCCAGCTGAACTCTGGCATGCGCTTGAAACGGACTATGCAGGTGAGCGTGGCAAGGAAATTCAAGAGATGTTGATTCATGATGCACCGAAATATGGTAATGATGATGATTATGCGGATAAGCTGGTGACTGATGCTTACGATATTTATGTGGATGAAATCGCTAAATATCCAAATACCCGTTATGGACGCGGTCCAATTGGTGGTATCCGCTACTCAGGAACATCTTCTATTTCAGCCAATGTTGGTCAAGGTCGCGGTACTTTGGCGACACCAGATGGCCGCAATGCAGGGACACCGCTCGCTGAAGGCTGTTCTCCATCTCACAATATGGACAAGAATGGTCCGACTTCTGTATTGAAATCTGTTTCTAAATTGCCGACAGATGAAATCGTTGGGGGCGTTCTGCTCAATCAAAAAGTGAATCCTCAGACCCTGTCTAAGGAAGAAGATAAAATTAAATTGATTGCTTTACTTCGTACGTTCTTTAACCGTTTGCACGGTTATCATATTCAATACAATGTTGTTTCTAGAGAAACCTTGATTGATGCGCAAAAGCATCCTGAAAAACACCGTGATTTGATTGTGCGTGTTGCAGGATATTCGGCATTCTTCAATGTACTCTCAAAAGCAACACAAGATGATATTATCGGACGTACAGAACACACATTATAA
- a CDS encoding glycerol dehydrogenase — MNIFASPSRYIQGENALFENASQILKLGSRPVLLCDDVVYQIVGEKFQAYLTRYGLHVLHVSFNGEASDNEINRVVALAEKDGADLVIGLGGGKTIDSAKAIADLLGSPVVIAPTIASTDAPTSALSVIYTEEGAFEKYIFYTKNPDLVLVDSKVIAQAPKRLLASGIADGLATWVEARAVMQANGETMLGQRQTLAGAAIAQKCEETLFADGLQALAACEAQVVTPALEHIIEANTLLSGVGFESGGLAAAHAIHNGFTALTGDIHHLTHGEKVAYGTLTQLFLENRPKEELEKYIRFYQKIGMPTTLAEMHLENASYDDLLKVGKQATIEGETIHQMPFKISASDIAGAILAVDRYVNSL; from the coding sequence ATGAACATTTTTGCAAGTCCGTCTCGTTATATTCAGGGTGAAAATGCCCTCTTTGAAAATGCCAGTCAAATCCTCAAATTAGGTAGTCGCCCTGTGTTGCTTTGTGATGATGTCGTCTACCAGATTGTTGGAGAGAAATTTCAGGCTTATCTAACTCGATATGGTCTTCATGTGCTGCATGTTAGTTTTAATGGTGAAGCTTCGGATAATGAAATCAATCGGGTAGTCGCTTTAGCTGAAAAAGATGGAGCCGATCTAGTGATTGGTCTTGGCGGTGGAAAAACAATTGACAGTGCTAAGGCAATTGCAGATTTATTGGGAAGTCCCGTCGTAATTGCACCGACTATTGCTTCAACAGATGCACCAACATCAGCTCTTTCAGTAATTTATACTGAGGAAGGAGCATTTGAGAAATATATTTTTTACACCAAGAACCCAGATCTTGTCCTGGTAGATTCAAAGGTCATTGCTCAAGCTCCAAAGCGCTTGTTAGCTTCTGGAATTGCAGATGGTTTAGCGACTTGGGTTGAAGCGCGTGCGGTTATGCAGGCAAATGGAGAGACCATGCTAGGACAAAGACAGACTTTAGCAGGCGCAGCTATTGCCCAAAAATGTGAAGAAACTCTTTTTGCAGATGGTTTACAAGCACTGGCTGCTTGTGAGGCGCAGGTGGTAACACCAGCCCTTGAGCATATCATTGAGGCTAATACGCTTCTCAGCGGTGTTGGTTTTGAAAGTGGTGGATTGGCTGCGGCTCATGCCATTCATAATGGATTTACAGCTCTGACTGGTGATATTCATCATCTGACTCATGGAGAAAAAGTAGCTTATGGAACGCTAACACAGCTCTTTCTTGAAAACCGTCCAAAAGAGGAATTGGAAAAATATATTCGTTTCTATCAGAAAATTGGTATGCCTACGACTTTGGCAGAAATGCATTTAGAAAATGCCAGCTATGATGATTTGCTCAAGGTTGGTAAGCAAGCTACTATTGAAGGTGAAACCATTCATCAGATGCCGTTTAAGATTTCAGCATCTGATATTGCGGGTGCTATCCTAGCAGTCGATCGTTATGTAAACTCCTTATAA
- a CDS encoding PTS sugar transporter subunit IIB, producing MIKIGLFCAAGFSTGMLVNNMKIAAKEAGLEVEIDAYSQAKLADYAPNLDVALLGPQVAYTLDKSAAICEENHIPIAVIPMADYGMLDGKKVLNLALGLLEQK from the coding sequence ATGATTAAAATTGGGCTGTTTTGTGCAGCAGGTTTTTCAACAGGAATGTTGGTCAATAATATGAAAATAGCTGCGAAAGAAGCTGGTTTAGAGGTTGAGATTGATGCTTATTCTCAGGCCAAGTTAGCAGATTATGCACCAAACCTGGATGTTGCTTTGTTAGGACCACAAGTAGCTTATACTTTGGATAAGTCAGCTGCCATTTGCGAAGAGAACCATATTCCAATTGCGGTCATTCCAATGGCGGACTATGGCATGCTAGATGGTAAAAAAGTATTGAATCTCGCTTTGGGACTTTTGGAACAAAAATAA
- a CDS encoding PTS lactose/cellobiose transporter subunit IIA: MEVIVADQIIMGLILHAGDAKQHIYQALSLAKNGEFEKCDEHLKLADQALLEAHNLQTEFLAQEAGGTKTEITALFVHSQDHLMTSITEINLIKEIIDLRKELQVKK; the protein is encoded by the coding sequence ATGGAAGTGATTGTAGCTGATCAAATCATTATGGGGTTAATCTTGCATGCTGGGGATGCCAAACAGCATATTTACCAAGCTTTATCATTGGCAAAAAATGGTGAATTTGAAAAATGTGATGAGCATTTGAAATTGGCAGATCAGGCATTGTTAGAAGCTCATAATCTACAAACCGAGTTTTTGGCACAGGAAGCAGGGGGAACAAAGACAGAAATCACAGCTTTGTTTGTCCACTCTCAGGATCATTTGATGACCAGTATTACAGAAATTAATCTTATCAAGGAAATCATTGACTTGAGAAAAGAATTACAAGTGAAAAAATAA
- a CDS encoding fructose-6-phosphate aldolase, with amino-acid sequence MEFMLDTLNVEEIKKWSQVLPLAGVTSNPTIAKKEGEIDFFKRIQEVREIIGEAPSIHIQVVAKDYQGILKDAAEIRKHCSGNVFVKVPVTPEGLAAIKVLKAEGYKITATAIYTIFQGLLAIQAGADYLAPYYNRMENLNIDSDAVIGQLADAIAKEGSSSKILAASFKNVGQVDKAFADGAHAITAGADVFESAFAVPSISKAVDDFATDWAVIHHQEFI; translated from the coding sequence ATGGAATTCATGCTTGATACATTAAATGTAGAAGAAATAAAAAAATGGTCGCAAGTTCTCCCCTTGGCAGGAGTGACTTCTAACCCGACCATCGCTAAAAAAGAGGGAGAGATTGATTTCTTTAAACGTATCCAAGAAGTTAGAGAAATTATTGGGGAAGCTCCTTCCATTCATATTCAGGTTGTTGCCAAAGACTATCAGGGAATTTTAAAAGATGCAGCTGAAATTCGCAAGCATTGTAGTGGAAATGTGTTTGTCAAAGTACCTGTAACCCCTGAAGGTTTAGCCGCTATAAAAGTTTTAAAAGCAGAAGGTTACAAGATTACGGCAACTGCTATTTATACTATTTTCCAAGGTTTGTTAGCCATTCAAGCAGGTGCAGATTATTTAGCTCCTTATTATAACCGTATGGAAAATTTGAACATTGATTCAGATGCAGTTATTGGCCAATTGGCGGATGCGATTGCGAAAGAAGGTTCATCTAGCAAAATTTTAGCAGCTTCCTTTAAAAATGTAGGACAAGTCGACAAGGCTTTTGCTGATGGTGCCCATGCTATTACAGCAGGTGCAGATGTCTTTGAATCAGCTTTTGCTGTACCGTCTATCTCAAAGGCAGTGGATGATTTCGCTACCGACTGGGCAGTGATTCACCATCAAGAGTTTATTTAA